The genomic interval AACGGCGCATTTTGCACGTCCTCCCACGCGAATTCATGGTCGACGATCAGGAAGGGGTCCGCGAGCCGCTGGGGATGTCGGGCAACCGGCTGGAGGTCAATGTTCATGTGATTACGGGGGCCGTGACCTCGGCGCAAAACATTATCAAGAGCGTGAATCGTGCGGGCCTCGATGTGGTGGACATCATTCTTCAGCCGCTTGCGTCGAGCGAAGCCGTCTTGAGCGCAGAAGAGCGCGAACTGGGCGTGGCGATGGTGGATCTGGGCGGTGGGACGACCGATCTCGCGATTTTCCTCGACGGCAGCATCAGGCATACGGCCGTGCTTCCGATCGGCGGGCAGAATCTGACGAAGGATTTGGCCATCGGGCTGTTGACCTCTCAAACCGACGCCGAAAAAATCAAAGTGCAACATGGCATTGCCCGCACCGAACTGGTGCACGGCCATCAGATGGTGGAAGTGCCCTCGGTCGGCGACCGTCCGCCGCGGCAATTTACGCGCCGCGACATCGCAGAAATTCTGGAACCGCGTGTTGAAGAAATGTTCGATCTGGTCAAGCGCGAAATCGTGCGAGCCGGATATGAAGGTATGCTCGGCGCAGGCGTCGTGATTACGGGCGGAACCTCGCTGCTGGAAGGCATGCCGGATGCGGCGGAACGCGGGTTGAATCTGCCGGCTCGGCGCGGCTCGCCGACAGGCATCGGCGGGTTACGGGATATCGTCAGCAACCCGATGCATGCAACCGGGGTCGGGCTGTTACTCCACGCGCGTCAACATGCCGACAATTTGGAGGCTGCCGGCATGCGTCATGGCAAAGGGCTCGGGAAAGTGTTCGATCGCATGCGATCGTGGATGTTCGAATTCTTCTAATTTTCGCGGTCGGCGTT from Fimbriimonadaceae bacterium carries:
- the ftsA gene encoding cell division protein FtsA, with the translated sequence PSRGLRKGVVVNIESTVESIKKAVEEAELMAAVQINSVYTGIAGSHISGENLKGVVALKKQEVTRDDISRAVESARTLAVIPHERRILHVLPREFMVDDQEGVREPLGMSGNRLEVNVHVITGAVTSAQNIIKSVNRAGLDVVDIILQPLASSEAVLSAEERELGVAMVDLGGGTTDLAIFLDGSIRHTAVLPIGGQNLTKDLAIGLLTSQTDAEKIKVQHGIARTELVHGHQMVEVPSVGDRPPRQFTRRDIAEILEPRVEEMFDLVKREIVRAGYEGMLGAGVVITGGTSLLEGMPDAAERGLNLPARRGSPTGIGGLRDIVSNPMHATGVGLLLHARQHADNLEAAGMRHGKGLGKVFDRMRSWMFEFF